AGTAATGACTCCACAACCTATATAAGCCTCAAAAACACATTCGGCATCTCTTTACTAGAGGGATTCAACAAATACGCAAAATCGGGTTTGACAGCATATATTTCTCACAAGATGAGTAAATATGAGCTAATGAACAAAGACTCTGTCTCCACTGATAAATATAACGAACAAGAAGTTTATCTAGGAGGAGAGCTGTCCAAACGTCAGGGAAATGTATTGCACTATATCATTAATGGAGAAGTCGGTATGCTCGAAAAAGCGATTGGCCAATTTCGCGTAAAAGGAAATATTAATCTAGATTTCCATCTATGGAAAGATACAGTAAATCTTGTTGCAAGAGCATCCATTAGCAAGACTTTGCCAGCGTTTTATATGCGTCATTACCATTCCAATCATTTCTATTGGGACAATACAAATTTTAGCAATGAATTCCGTTCACATATTGAAGGGGAACTCAATATTCAACGTTGGCATAGCAATCTTAAAGTAGGAGTAGAAAATATTAAAGATTATACTTATTTTAATCAAAATGCCTTACCAGCACAATTTAGTGACAACATCCAAGTTATTTCTGCTATATTTAATCAAAACTTCAAGCTCGGTATTTTCCATTTAGATAATGAAATTACTTGGCAACAAACAAGTAATGCTACTATATTACCATTACCTAAAATATCTCTATATCACAATTTGTATTTAGAAACAAAATTAGCTAAAAAAGTACTAAGTGTACAACTAGGAGCTGATGTACGTTATTTTAGTAAGTATCATGCTCCTGCTTACACTCCCGCTATTCAACACTTTAATTTGCAAGCCAATGATGATCAAATTGAAATAGGAGGTTATCCAATTGTCAATTTATATGCTAACTTACAATTAAAACGTACTCGATTCTTTATAATGATGTATCATGCCAACCAAGGAATGATGAGTAATTCAAATTATTTTCTTGCTCCCCACTACCCTATTAATCCTAAGATGCTTAAATTTGGACTTTCATGGAATTTTTATGACTAAAATTTATGATAAAACTATCAGCTTCTAACATAATAAGGTACCTTATTATAGGTATAGTATCAGTATTCATAGCCACACTATGGTTTAATACAAAGAAACCAGATGATGAGAAATTGTCTCGTGATTATGATGCCATAAAAAAAGAAGGTATTATAAGAGTTGCCACAGAATATAATTCACTCAGTTTTTATACAAATGGGGATACTCTTTTAGGCTTCAATTATGAATTGATTCGACTTTTTGCACAACAAGAAAAACTAGAGGCAAAGATAAGTCCAATCATGAGTTACAAACAAAGGCTTGAAGGACTAAAGAAAGGTAAATTCGACATTATAGCCTATGGCATGCAAGCTAACGATCGCCTTAAAGACTCTCTATCCCTCACCCAACCTATATTTTTAAGTAAACAAATCTTAGTGCAACGCAAATCGGATTCACAAGATAGTTCTCATATTCATAGCCAGCTTCAATTAGCAGGCAAAACATTGCATGTAGTCAAAGGGTCTCCAGCTATACAACGTATACAAAATTTAGGAGAAGAAATAGGTGATACTATTTACATAAAAGAAATCAATAAATACGGCCCTGAACAATTAATGGCCATGGTTGCGCATGGAGATATAAAATATGCCGTATGCGATGAAAGTATAGTATTGGCTAATCTAAAATCTTTTCCACAATTAGATATTAACACAGACATAAGTTTCACTCAATTCTACTCATGGGCTGTCAACAAAGAATCTCCAAAGTTACTAGAAGTTCTAAATAATTGGCTCGGCAAGTTCACTAAAAGCAAAGAATATCAGCAGCTCTATAAGAAATATTACAACAAAAACAACAAACAGTAATTTATAAAGGCATAATTTTAATCGTAAAAGATCGCAGCTAGAAAGTTTGTATTCAGTTTTACTTT
This is a stretch of genomic DNA from uncultured Bacteroides sp.. It encodes these proteins:
- a CDS encoding putative porin is translated as MKRFIILYYIILAIAPVGAIAQVRINDAFDENGNQIDPSMRIKKDTSNVEVQSIPPKLYMWNISQELGNINPIETDTIYQYFQNTNLTEGIKGHYNYLGNLGAPRLSRLFFERTEASSSMFMDPFSSFYQNPWKFKFTNSNVPYTNISYYKGGSKIDGEERFKSYFSVNVNKRLAFGFNIDYLYGRGRYNDQSTAFFTGGLFGSYIGERYQAHFIYNNYTMKMAENGGITDDRYITNPEAMAEGKKEYEAANIPTKLESTWNKNNKYYVYFTHRYNLGFTRKASGIENDTLDKYIPVTSFIHTVNLEKSRHRFLSKAERKGFYDNTYINTGGLASNDSTTYISLKNTFGISLLEGFNKYAKSGLTAYISHKMSKYELMNKDSVSTDKYNEQEVYLGGELSKRQGNVLHYIINGEVGMLEKAIGQFRVKGNINLDFHLWKDTVNLVARASISKTLPAFYMRHYHSNHFYWDNTNFSNEFRSHIEGELNIQRWHSNLKVGVENIKDYTYFNQNALPAQFSDNIQVISAIFNQNFKLGIFHLDNEITWQQTSNATILPLPKISLYHNLYLETKLAKKVLSVQLGADVRYFSKYHAPAYTPAIQHFNLQANDDQIEIGGYPIVNLYANLQLKRTRFFIMMYHANQGMMSNSNYFLAPHYPINPKMLKFGLSWNFYD
- a CDS encoding transporter substrate-binding domain-containing protein; this translates as MIKLSASNIIRYLIIGIVSVFIATLWFNTKKPDDEKLSRDYDAIKKEGIIRVATEYNSLSFYTNGDTLLGFNYELIRLFAQQEKLEAKISPIMSYKQRLEGLKKGKFDIIAYGMQANDRLKDSLSLTQPIFLSKQILVQRKSDSQDSSHIHSQLQLAGKTLHVVKGSPAIQRIQNLGEEIGDTIYIKEINKYGPEQLMAMVAHGDIKYAVCDESIVLANLKSFPQLDINTDISFTQFYSWAVNKESPKLLEVLNNWLGKFTKSKEYQQLYKKYYNKNNKQ